The Mycolicibacterium mageritense genome contains a region encoding:
- a CDS encoding single-stranded DNA-binding protein yields MFETPFTIVGNIITNPVRLRFGEQELYKFRVASNSRRRTPEGTWEQGNSLYVTVNCWGNLATGAGASLMKGDAVVVVGHLYTSEYDDKDGVRRSSVEVRATAVGPDLSRCTAKVTPLPKPVAGPVPEPQPVAAADAAETVPDEEALPLSA; encoded by the coding sequence ATGTTCGAGACACCGTTCACCATCGTCGGCAACATCATCACCAACCCGGTCCGGCTGCGGTTCGGCGAGCAGGAGCTGTACAAGTTCCGGGTGGCCAGCAATTCGCGGCGGCGCACGCCCGAGGGCACCTGGGAGCAGGGCAACTCGCTGTACGTGACGGTCAACTGCTGGGGCAACCTGGCCACGGGCGCGGGCGCGTCACTCATGAAGGGCGACGCGGTCGTCGTGGTGGGGCACCTTTACACCAGCGAGTATGACGACAAGGACGGTGTGCGCCGGTCGTCGGTGGAGGTGCGGGCCACCGCGGTCGGCCCTGACCTGTCTCGGTGCACCGCCAAGGTCACGCCGCTGCCCAAACCCGTGGCCGGTCCGGTGCCCGAGCCTCAGCCCGTCGCGGCGGCGGACGCCGCGGAAACCGTGCCCGACGAGGAGGCACTGCCACTGTCGGCGTAG
- a CDS encoding acyl-CoA thioesterase, which produces MTQSISGPKVPGFIAPVHVRWSDIDMYQHINHATMVTILEEARIPFLREPFGEEITTIGLLIAEVNIVYKGQLRLVDSPLQVTMWSKRVRAVDFNIGYEVRSVAAPPDSKPAVIAETQLAAVHIEEQRLQRLSQAQREYLQRYLR; this is translated from the coding sequence GTGACACAGAGTATTTCGGGGCCGAAGGTGCCAGGCTTCATCGCACCGGTGCACGTGCGTTGGTCGGACATCGACATGTACCAGCACATCAACCACGCGACCATGGTGACCATCCTGGAAGAGGCCCGGATACCGTTCCTGCGTGAGCCGTTCGGTGAAGAGATCACCACCATCGGGCTGCTCATCGCCGAGGTGAACATCGTCTACAAAGGTCAACTGCGGCTCGTGGATTCACCGCTGCAGGTGACGATGTGGTCCAAGCGGGTGCGGGCCGTGGACTTCAACATCGGGTATGAGGTCCGCTCGGTCGCCGCCCCGCCGGACAGCAAGCCCGCGGTGATCGCCGAAACCCAATTGGCCGCGGTGCACATCGAAGAGCAACGGCTGCAGCGGTTGTCGCAGGCGCAACGCGAGTACCTGCAGCGCTATCTGCGATGA
- a CDS encoding NAD-glutamate dehydrogenase, which yields MTAYPRFQGEQVSDWGGHEPTPDVVHQLAVAFLSTYRSPQADAPGSAATGPLAVTAAERLVSDAAVAAHYRLGGKRAAGETNVAVYPGDAESGPALLIVTDQAPMLVDSVTVLLHRLGIAYSAIMNPVFRVRRGADGELIDIRPAAEAAPGDGVDECWILVPVTGAADGAALTEATRLVPGILADARQIGLDTGAMAAALHGLANDLATDVEGHFPYADRKDVAALLRWLSDGHFVLLGYQQCAVGDGVASVDPSTRLGVLRLRQDVLPPLTNADDLLVLAQATIPSYLRYGAYPYIVVVRENTASGAVEHRFVGLFTIAAMNANVLEIPLISRRVDEALALAHRDPSHPGQLLRDIIQTIPRPELFALSSKQLLEMAMAVVDLGSRRRTLLFLRADQLAHFVSCLVYLPRDRYTTAVRLEMQDILVRELGGVSIDYSARVSESPWAVVHFTVRLPDGTQAHSVDTSLENETRIQNLLTEATRNWGDRMISASSSDMNAAAIEHYATAFPDDYKQAVAPADAIADIAIIEQLQDNSVKLVFAEGSGEDRISQLTWYLGGQSASLSRLLPMLQSMGVVVLEERPFTVTRADGLPVWIYQFKIAIDRSIPDAPDAAAREATAQRFADAVTAIWHGRVEVDRFNELVLRAGLTWQQVMILRAYAKYLRQAGFPYSQSHIEATLNDNPHTSRSLVELFEALFDPTTVDPATGDGTGQARDAQSAAAAVAADIDALVSLDTDRVLRAFATLIEATLRTNYFVQNPDSARQRNVLSMKLNPGLINELPLPRPKFEIFVYSPRVEGVHLRFGFVARGGLRWSDRREDFRTEILGLVKAQAVKNAVIVPVGAKGGFVVKQPPAATGDAAVDREATRAEGVACYQLFISGLLDVTDNVDKATGAVVTPPDVVRRDGEDAYLVVAADKGTATFSDIANEVAKSYGFWLGDAFASGGSIGYDHKAMGITAKGAWESVKRHFREMGVDTQTQDFTVVGVGDMSGDVFGNGMLLSQHIRLLAAFDHRHIFLDPDPDAATSWHERKRLFELPRSSWEDYDKSLISEGGGVYSRQQKSIPISPQVRAALGLDAGITELTPPALMKAILKAPVDLLWNGGIGTYVKAETEADADVGDRANDQIRVCGNQVRAKVIGEGGNLGVTSLGRVEFDLAGGRINTDALDNSAGVDCSDHEVNIKILIDSLVTAGKVSPEQRTELLLSMTDEVGDLVLADNKDQNDLMGTSRANAASMLSVHARMIKDFVADRGLNRELEALPSEKEIRRRTEAGIGLTSPELATLMAHVKLALKDDVLASDLPDQEVFASRLPWYFPAKLREPFYPEIRSHQLRREIVTTMLVNDLVDTSGISYAYRITEDVGVGPVDAVRSYVATNAIFGIGDVWRQIRAAGDNGVSAQVTDRMTLDLRRLVDRAGRWLLNYRPQPLAVGAEINRFAQQVAMLRPRMPEWLRGDDKAIVAKEAGEFVAQGVPEELAYRVATGLYQYSLLDVIDIADIIERDPVEVADAYFALMDHLSADGLLTAVSRLGRDDRWHSLARLAIRDDIYGSLRALCFDVMAVGEPDETGEQKIEEWEMTNSSRVTRARRTLTEIYQDEDQDIATLSVAARQIRSMTRTSGTGTTG from the coding sequence ATGACGGCGTATCCGCGGTTCCAGGGTGAACAGGTAAGCGACTGGGGCGGCCACGAGCCGACACCGGACGTGGTCCACCAACTCGCGGTGGCTTTCCTGTCCACGTACCGGAGCCCGCAGGCCGATGCTCCCGGTTCGGCCGCCACGGGACCGCTTGCCGTCACCGCGGCCGAGCGGCTGGTCTCCGATGCCGCGGTGGCCGCCCACTATCGGCTGGGCGGCAAGCGGGCGGCCGGGGAGACCAACGTCGCGGTGTATCCGGGCGACGCCGAATCCGGTCCGGCGCTGCTGATCGTGACCGACCAGGCGCCCATGCTGGTCGACTCGGTGACGGTGCTGCTGCACCGGCTGGGGATCGCCTACAGCGCGATCATGAACCCGGTGTTCCGGGTGCGCCGGGGCGCCGACGGGGAGCTGATCGACATCCGGCCGGCCGCCGAGGCGGCCCCCGGCGACGGTGTCGACGAATGCTGGATCCTGGTTCCGGTGACCGGCGCGGCCGACGGTGCCGCGCTGACGGAGGCGACGCGGCTGGTGCCGGGCATTCTCGCCGACGCGCGCCAGATCGGTTTGGACACCGGGGCAATGGCGGCCGCACTGCATGGTTTGGCCAACGACCTCGCCACCGACGTCGAAGGCCATTTCCCGTATGCGGACCGCAAGGACGTGGCGGCCCTGCTGCGCTGGCTGTCCGACGGGCACTTCGTGCTGCTCGGGTATCAGCAGTGCGCGGTCGGCGACGGGGTGGCCTCGGTGGACCCGTCGACCCGGCTCGGCGTGCTGCGGCTGCGCCAGGACGTGCTGCCACCGTTGACCAACGCCGACGACCTGTTGGTGCTGGCGCAGGCGACCATTCCCAGCTATCTGCGCTACGGCGCCTATCCGTACATCGTCGTGGTGCGGGAGAACACCGCCTCCGGTGCCGTGGAGCATCGTTTCGTCGGGCTGTTCACCATCGCGGCGATGAACGCCAACGTGCTGGAGATCCCGCTGATCTCGCGGCGCGTCGACGAGGCATTGGCGCTGGCACACCGGGATCCGAGCCATCCCGGCCAGCTGCTGCGCGACATCATCCAGACCATCCCGCGGCCCGAGTTGTTCGCGCTGAGCTCCAAGCAGCTGCTGGAGATGGCGATGGCGGTGGTGGACCTGGGGTCGCGGCGCCGCACGCTGTTGTTCCTGCGCGCCGACCAGCTCGCGCACTTCGTGTCGTGCCTGGTGTACCTGCCGCGTGACCGGTACACCACTGCGGTGCGCCTGGAGATGCAGGACATCCTGGTCCGCGAACTCGGCGGGGTCAGCATCGACTACTCGGCCCGCGTGAGCGAATCGCCCTGGGCGGTGGTGCATTTCACGGTGCGGCTGCCCGACGGCACGCAGGCGCACAGCGTCGACACGTCGCTGGAGAACGAGACCCGTATCCAGAACCTGCTGACCGAGGCCACCCGGAACTGGGGTGACCGGATGATCAGCGCGTCGTCGAGTGACATGAATGCGGCCGCCATCGAGCACTACGCGACGGCCTTCCCGGACGACTACAAGCAGGCGGTCGCCCCGGCCGACGCGATCGCCGACATCGCGATCATCGAACAGCTGCAGGACAATTCGGTCAAGTTGGTCTTCGCCGAGGGCAGCGGTGAGGACCGTATCTCGCAGCTGACCTGGTATCTCGGCGGGCAGTCCGCATCGTTGAGCCGGCTGCTGCCGATGCTGCAGTCCATGGGCGTGGTGGTGCTCGAGGAGCGGCCGTTCACGGTCACCAGGGCCGACGGCCTGCCGGTGTGGATCTACCAGTTCAAGATCGCGATCGACCGCAGCATTCCGGACGCGCCCGACGCGGCGGCCAGGGAGGCGACCGCGCAGCGGTTCGCCGACGCGGTGACCGCGATCTGGCACGGTCGCGTCGAGGTCGACCGCTTCAACGAGCTCGTGCTGCGGGCCGGCCTGACCTGGCAGCAGGTGATGATCCTGCGCGCGTACGCGAAATACCTGCGGCAGGCGGGCTTCCCGTACAGCCAGTCGCACATCGAGGCGACGCTCAACGACAACCCGCACACGTCGCGCTCGCTCGTCGAGTTGTTCGAGGCACTGTTTGATCCCACCACGGTCGACCCCGCGACCGGCGACGGCACGGGGCAGGCGCGTGACGCCCAGAGTGCCGCCGCGGCGGTGGCGGCCGACATCGACGCGTTGGTCAGCCTCGACACCGACCGGGTGCTGCGTGCCTTCGCGACCTTGATCGAGGCCACGCTGCGCACCAATTACTTTGTGCAGAACCCGGATTCGGCGCGGCAGCGCAACGTGCTGTCGATGAAGCTCAACCCCGGCCTGATCAACGAACTGCCGTTGCCGCGGCCCAAGTTCGAGATCTTCGTGTATTCGCCGCGCGTCGAGGGTGTGCACCTGCGGTTCGGGTTCGTCGCGCGCGGTGGTCTGCGCTGGTCGGATCGCCGCGAGGATTTCCGCACCGAGATCCTGGGCCTGGTCAAGGCGCAGGCGGTGAAGAATGCCGTGATCGTCCCGGTCGGCGCCAAGGGCGGGTTCGTCGTCAAGCAACCGCCTGCCGCGACCGGCGACGCAGCCGTCGACCGCGAAGCCACGCGCGCCGAAGGCGTGGCGTGCTACCAGCTGTTCATCTCCGGGCTGCTCGATGTCACCGACAACGTCGACAAGGCGACCGGAGCCGTCGTCACCCCGCCCGACGTGGTGCGCCGGGACGGCGAGGACGCCTATCTGGTGGTTGCAGCCGACAAGGGCACCGCGACGTTCTCCGACATCGCCAACGAGGTGGCCAAGTCGTACGGTTTCTGGCTGGGCGACGCCTTCGCCTCGGGCGGTTCGATCGGCTACGACCACAAGGCCATGGGCATCACCGCCAAGGGCGCGTGGGAGTCGGTCAAGCGGCACTTCCGCGAGATGGGCGTCGACACCCAGACCCAGGACTTCACGGTGGTGGGTGTCGGGGACATGAGCGGCGACGTGTTCGGCAACGGCATGCTGCTGTCCCAGCACATCCGGTTGCTGGCCGCGTTCGACCACCGGCACATCTTCCTGGATCCCGATCCCGACGCCGCCACCTCGTGGCACGAACGCAAGCGGTTGTTCGAACTGCCCCGGTCCAGCTGGGAGGACTACGACAAGTCGCTGATCAGCGAGGGCGGCGGGGTGTACAGCAGACAGCAGAAGTCGATTCCGATCAGCCCGCAGGTCCGCGCGGCGCTCGGGCTGGACGCCGGCATCACCGAGCTCACGCCGCCTGCGCTGATGAAGGCGATCCTCAAGGCGCCGGTCGACCTGTTGTGGAACGGCGGCATCGGCACCTACGTCAAGGCCGAGACCGAGGCGGACGCCGACGTGGGTGACCGGGCCAACGATCAGATCCGGGTCTGCGGAAACCAGGTGCGGGCCAAGGTGATCGGTGAGGGCGGCAACCTCGGCGTGACCTCACTGGGCCGTGTCGAGTTCGATCTTGCCGGTGGTCGCATCAACACCGACGCGCTCGACAACTCGGCCGGTGTGGACTGCTCCGACCATGAGGTCAACATCAAGATCCTCATCGACTCGCTGGTCACCGCGGGCAAGGTCAGCCCTGAGCAGCGCACCGAGTTGCTGCTGTCGATGACCGACGAGGTCGGTGACCTGGTTCTCGCCGACAACAAGGACCAGAACGACCTGATGGGCACGAGCCGCGCCAACGCGGCGAGCATGCTGTCGGTGCACGCCCGCATGATCAAGGACTTCGTGGCCGATCGCGGGCTCAACCGCGAGCTCGAGGCGCTGCCGTCGGAGAAGGAGATCCGTCGCCGCACGGAAGCCGGAATCGGTTTGACCTCACCGGAACTCGCGACCCTCATGGCGCACGTCAAGCTGGCGCTCAAGGATGACGTGCTGGCCAGCGACCTGCCCGACCAGGAGGTGTTCGCGTCACGGCTGCCGTGGTACTTCCCGGCCAAGTTGCGCGAACCGTTCTACCCCGAGATCCGCTCGCACCAACTGCGTCGGGAGATCGTCACCACCATGCTGGTCAACGATCTGGTCGACACCAGCGGGATCAGCTATGCCTACCGCATCACCGAGGATGTCGGGGTCGGGCCGGTCGACGCGGTGCGCAGCTACGTCGCGACCAACGCGATCTTCGGCATCGGTGACGTGTGGCGCCAGATCCGTGCTGCCGGGGACAACGGCGTGTCGGCCCAGGTGACCGACCGCATGACGCTGGACCTGCGCAGGCTCGTCGACCGGGCGGGTCGGTGGCTGCTCAACTACCGGCCGCAGCCGTTGGCGGTCGGTGCCGAGATCAACCGGTTCGCCCAGCAGGTGGCGATGCTGCGGCCGCGGATGCCCGAGTGGCTGCGCGGTGACGACAAGGCGATCGTCGCCAAGGAGGCCGGCGAGTTCGTGGCGCAGGGCGTTCCGGAGGAGTTGGCCTACCGGGTGGCAACGGGGCTCTACCAGTACAGCCTGCTCGACGTCATCGACATCGCCGACATCATCGAGCGGGATCCGGTCGAGGTCGCCGACGCCTACTTCGCGCTGATGGATCACCTCAGCGCCGACGGCCTGCTCACCGCGGTGTCCCGGCTCGGGCGCGACGACCGGTGGCATTCGCTGGCGCGTTTGGCCATTCGCGACGATATCTACGGGTCGCTGCGCGCGTTGTGCTTCGACGTGATGGCGGTCGGTGAACCTGACGAGACCGGCGAGCAGAAGATCGAGGAGTGGGAGATGACCAACAGCTCCCGCGTGACACGTGCCCGCCGCACGCTGACCGAGATATACCAAGATGAGGATCAGGACATCGCGACGCTCTCGGTCGCGGCACGTCAGATTCGCAGCATGACTCGAACGAGCGGAACGGGAACGACTGGGTGA
- a CDS encoding alpha-amylase family glycosyl hydrolase has protein sequence MTRWWSRAVFYQVYPRSFADSDGDGVGDLDGVTAHLDHLVRLGVNAIWLNPVMVSPMADHGYDVADPRDVDPLFGGIDALDRLVDAAHARGIRVTMDLVPNHTSSAHPWFVEALADPRRRDRYIFRTGRDGKPPNNWVSVFGGPAWTHVGDDEWYLHLFDPGQPDLNWDNPEVFEDLEKTLRFWLDRGIDGFRIDVAHGMAKPPDLPDMTVTDTALLRNSDDDPRFDNAEVHEIHRFIRGVLDDYPDSVAVGEVWVHGNEQFAKYLRPDELHLGFNFRLVQAEFDATEIHEAIDNAMAAATLAGATPTWTLSNHDVVREVTRYGGGARGLARARAMALVMLALPGAVFIYNGEELGLPNVDLPDAVLQDPVWERSGHTERGRDGCRVPLPWSGEAPPFGFSATADTWLPMPADWAALTVERQLADAASTLTFYRRALELRSSRGEFGGDGIEWLDQSTYRLPGGLVCALNAGDEPVPLPAGTVLLASGPLADGMLGPDTAVWVV, from the coding sequence ATGACGCGGTGGTGGTCACGCGCAGTCTTCTACCAGGTCTACCCGCGCTCGTTCGCCGACAGCGACGGTGACGGCGTCGGTGATCTGGACGGCGTGACGGCCCATCTCGATCACCTGGTCCGGCTCGGCGTCAACGCAATCTGGCTCAACCCGGTGATGGTGTCGCCCATGGCCGATCACGGCTACGACGTCGCAGACCCGCGCGACGTGGATCCGTTGTTCGGCGGCATCGACGCCCTCGACCGGCTCGTCGACGCCGCCCACGCCCGCGGCATCAGGGTGACCATGGATCTGGTCCCCAATCACACCAGTTCGGCGCATCCGTGGTTCGTCGAGGCCCTGGCCGACCCACGCCGCCGTGACCGCTACATCTTCCGCACGGGGCGTGACGGCAAGCCGCCCAACAACTGGGTGTCGGTGTTCGGCGGGCCGGCGTGGACGCACGTGGGCGACGACGAGTGGTACCTGCACCTGTTCGACCCCGGACAGCCAGACCTCAACTGGGACAACCCCGAGGTGTTCGAGGATCTGGAGAAGACGCTGCGGTTCTGGCTGGACCGCGGGATCGACGGCTTCCGGATCGACGTCGCGCACGGCATGGCCAAGCCACCCGACCTGCCGGACATGACCGTCACCGACACCGCACTGCTGCGCAACAGCGACGACGACCCGCGCTTCGACAACGCCGAGGTGCACGAGATCCACCGGTTCATCCGAGGCGTGCTCGACGACTATCCCGACAGCGTGGCCGTCGGCGAGGTGTGGGTGCACGGCAACGAACAGTTCGCCAAATATCTGCGCCCGGACGAACTGCACCTGGGCTTCAACTTCCGGCTCGTCCAGGCTGAGTTCGACGCCACCGAGATTCACGAGGCGATCGACAATGCCATGGCCGCAGCGACTTTGGCCGGCGCGACACCCACCTGGACGCTGTCCAATCACGATGTGGTGCGCGAGGTCACGCGCTACGGCGGCGGCGCACGCGGCCTGGCAAGGGCCCGCGCGATGGCCCTGGTGATGCTGGCGCTGCCCGGTGCGGTGTTCATCTACAACGGTGAGGAACTCGGCCTGCCCAACGTCGACCTGCCCGACGCGGTGCTGCAGGATCCGGTGTGGGAGCGCTCGGGGCACACCGAGCGCGGCCGCGACGGCTGCCGCGTACCGCTGCCGTGGTCGGGCGAGGCGCCGCCGTTCGGGTTCTCCGCCACGGCCGACACCTGGCTGCCGATGCCCGCCGACTGGGCCGCGTTGACGGTCGAGCGCCAACTCGCTGACGCCGCGTCGACGCTGACGTTCTACCGCCGTGCCCTCGAACTGCGCAGCAGCCGTGGCGAATTCGGCGGCGACGGCATCGAGTGGCTCGACCAGTCGACCTACCGACTGCCGGGCGGGCTGGTGTGCGCCCTCAATGCCGGAGACGAGCCCGTACCACTGCCCGCAGGCACGGTGCTGCTGGCCAGCGGGCCGCTCGCCGACGGCATGCTGGGCCCCGACACCGCCGTATGGGTGGTCTAG
- the ettA gene encoding energy-dependent translational throttle protein EttA, with protein sequence MAEFIYTMRKVRKAHGDKVILDDVTLNFLPGAKIGVVGPNGAGKSSVLRIMAGLDVANNGDAMLAPGATVGILQQEPPLDETKTVRENVEDGVAIKAKLNRYNEVAELMATDYTDELMEEMGKLQEELDAADAWDIDSQLEQAMDALRCPPPDEPVTHLSGGERRRVALCKLLLSKPDLLLLDEPTNHLDAESVLWLEQHLANYKGAILAVTHDRYFLDNVAEWILELDRGRAYPYEGNYSTYLEKKAERLEVQGKKDQKLQKRLKDELAWVRSGAKARQAKNKARLQRYEEMAAEADKTRKLDFEEIQIPAPPRLGNVVVEVEHLDKGFDGRTLIKDLSFTLPRNGIVGVIGPNGVGKTTLFKTIVGLEEPDSGTVKVGETVKLSYVDQTRGGIDPNKTVWQVVSDGLDYIEVGHNEIPSRAYVSAFGFKGPDQQKPAGVLSGGERNRLNLALTLKVGGNLILLDEPTNDLDVETLSSLENALDSFPGCAVVISHDRWFLDRTCTHILAWEGDDDNEAKWFWFEGNFGAYEENKVQRLGVEAARPHRVTHRKLTRD encoded by the coding sequence ATGGCCGAATTCATCTACACGATGCGCAAGGTCCGCAAGGCGCACGGCGACAAGGTCATCCTTGACGACGTCACGCTGAACTTCCTTCCCGGTGCGAAGATCGGCGTCGTCGGTCCGAACGGGGCCGGTAAGTCGAGCGTCTTGCGGATCATGGCGGGCCTGGATGTCGCCAACAACGGCGACGCGATGCTTGCACCCGGCGCGACGGTCGGCATCCTGCAACAGGAACCGCCACTGGACGAGACCAAGACGGTCCGCGAGAACGTCGAGGACGGCGTGGCCATCAAGGCCAAGCTCAACCGGTACAACGAGGTGGCCGAGCTGATGGCCACCGACTACACCGACGAGCTCATGGAAGAGATGGGCAAGCTCCAGGAGGAGCTCGACGCCGCCGATGCCTGGGACATCGACTCGCAGCTGGAGCAGGCCATGGACGCGCTGCGGTGCCCGCCGCCCGACGAGCCCGTCACGCATCTGTCCGGTGGTGAGCGCCGCCGCGTCGCGCTGTGCAAGCTGCTGCTGTCCAAGCCCGACCTGCTGCTGCTCGACGAGCCCACCAACCACCTCGACGCCGAGAGCGTGTTGTGGCTCGAGCAGCACCTGGCCAACTACAAGGGCGCGATCCTCGCGGTGACCCACGACCGGTACTTCCTCGACAACGTCGCGGAGTGGATCCTCGAGCTCGACCGCGGCCGCGCCTACCCGTACGAGGGCAACTACTCGACGTACCTGGAGAAGAAGGCCGAGCGCCTCGAAGTCCAGGGCAAGAAGGATCAGAAGCTGCAGAAGCGGCTCAAGGACGAGCTGGCGTGGGTGCGCTCGGGCGCCAAGGCCCGGCAGGCGAAGAACAAGGCCCGCCTGCAGCGTTACGAGGAGATGGCGGCGGAGGCCGACAAGACCCGCAAGCTCGACTTCGAGGAGATCCAGATCCCGGCACCGCCGCGGCTGGGCAACGTCGTGGTCGAGGTCGAGCACCTCGACAAGGGTTTCGACGGGCGCACGCTGATCAAGGATCTGTCGTTCACCTTGCCGCGCAACGGCATCGTCGGCGTCATCGGTCCCAACGGCGTCGGCAAGACCACGCTGTTCAAGACCATCGTCGGCCTGGAGGAACCGGACAGCGGCACCGTCAAGGTCGGCGAGACGGTCAAACTGTCCTACGTCGACCAGACCCGCGGCGGCATCGACCCGAACAAGACCGTCTGGCAGGTGGTGTCCGACGGGCTCGATTACATCGAGGTCGGCCACAACGAGATTCCTTCTCGCGCCTACGTTTCCGCGTTCGGGTTCAAGGGGCCGGACCAGCAGAAGCCGGCCGGGGTGCTGTCCGGTGGTGAACGCAACCGGCTCAACCTCGCGCTGACCCTCAAGGTGGGCGGCAACCTGATCCTGCTCGACGAGCCGACCAACGACCTGGACGTCGAGACCTTGTCGTCGCTGGAGAACGCGCTCGACAGCTTCCCGGGTTGCGCCGTCGTGATCAGCCACGACCGGTGGTTCCTGGACCGCACCTGCACGCACATCCTGGCGTGGGAGGGCGACGACGACAACGAGGCCAAGTGGTTCTGGTTCGAGGGCAACTTCGGTGCGTACGAAGAGAACAAAGTGCAACGTCTCGGAGTCGAGGCCGCGCGTCCGCACCGCGTGACGCACCGCAAGCTCACGCGGGACTGA
- a CDS encoding cytochrome c oxidase assembly protein, with protein MTSTGRSAVTSVRNSAVWPVLVGVAVLAGGVATAIGALSLADALTATGLPDPGPVTTYGLPFVRAAGEIAAVIAVGSFLLAAFLVPPQDNGVLDAAGYRALRLGSAASVVWTVCAAVLVPLTISDVSGQPLLDHLNPVDVWSATSLVDIAGAWRWTAILAAAVTLASLPVLRWGWTPVLLAGSMLTLVPLALTGHSSAGGAHDLATNSLFVHLMAGALWAGGLLALLAHALRGGEHADLAARRFSALALWCFVAMAVSGVLNALVRIQPTDLVRTPYGWLIVGKMVALGLLGVLGWRQRRSGVAALQADPTARGPLIRLAFTEAALFGVTFGIAVGLGRTPPPPERTQPSATEVAIGYDFAGPPTVARVLFDWRFDLLLGTVAIVGALVYLMAVRRLRRRGDAWPVGRTFAWLLGCAVLLFTTSSGLGRYMPAMFSMHMIAHMLLSMLVPVLLVLGAPVTLALRALPAAGRGTPPGPREWLLAALHSRVSQFLTNPIIATVLFVAGFYGLYFGGIFDAAVSNHAAHVLMNVHFLLSGYLFYWVVIGIDPTPRPIPHLVKIGMVFASLPLHAFFGVVMMGMQNVLGETFYRSLQLPWHQNLLDDQQLGGGIAWAAGEVPLVIVMLALLIQWRRSDQRTAKRLDRAADRDDDADLAAYNAMLAELARRNNPTG; from the coding sequence ATGACTTCCACGGGCCGGTCGGCCGTAACCAGCGTGCGCAACAGCGCGGTGTGGCCGGTGCTGGTCGGTGTCGCGGTACTGGCAGGTGGTGTCGCGACGGCCATCGGTGCGCTGTCGCTCGCCGACGCGCTGACCGCCACCGGTCTGCCGGACCCGGGGCCCGTCACGACCTACGGTCTGCCGTTCGTCCGCGCGGCCGGCGAGATCGCGGCGGTCATCGCGGTCGGGTCGTTCCTGCTTGCGGCCTTTCTGGTGCCGCCCCAGGACAACGGCGTGCTCGACGCGGCCGGTTACCGGGCGTTGCGCCTCGGTTCCGCGGCGTCGGTGGTGTGGACGGTCTGCGCGGCCGTGCTGGTGCCGCTGACCATTTCCGATGTCTCGGGCCAGCCGCTGCTCGACCACCTCAACCCGGTCGACGTGTGGTCGGCGACGAGCCTGGTGGACATCGCAGGCGCGTGGCGCTGGACCGCGATCCTGGCCGCGGCCGTGACCCTCGCGAGCCTGCCGGTGCTGCGGTGGGGCTGGACACCGGTGCTGCTCGCCGGGTCCATGCTGACGTTGGTGCCGCTGGCGCTCACCGGCCATTCGTCGGCGGGCGGCGCCCACGATCTGGCCACCAACAGCCTGTTCGTCCATCTCATGGCCGGCGCACTGTGGGCCGGTGGCCTGCTGGCGTTGCTAGCGCATGCCCTGCGCGGCGGCGAACACGCCGATTTGGCGGCCCGCCGGTTCTCGGCCCTGGCCCTGTGGTGCTTCGTCGCGATGGCGGTCAGCGGTGTGCTCAACGCCCTGGTGCGCATCCAGCCCACGGACCTGGTGCGCACGCCGTACGGCTGGCTGATCGTCGGCAAGATGGTCGCGCTCGGCCTGCTCGGCGTCCTGGGCTGGCGACAGCGGCGCAGCGGGGTGGCCGCGCTGCAGGCCGACCCCACCGCGCGCGGCCCGCTGATCAGGTTGGCGTTCACGGAAGCCGCCCTGTTCGGCGTGACGTTCGGGATCGCCGTCGGATTGGGCCGCACCCCGCCGCCACCCGAGCGCACCCAGCCCAGCGCGACCGAGGTGGCCATCGGGTACGACTTCGCCGGACCGCCGACCGTGGCACGGGTGCTGTTCGACTGGCGGTTCGACCTGCTGCTCGGCACGGTCGCGATCGTTGGCGCACTGGTCTACCTCATGGCCGTGCGCAGGCTGCGACGGCGCGGCGACGCGTGGCCCGTCGGACGGACCTTCGCGTGGCTGCTGGGCTGTGCCGTGTTGCTGTTCACCACGTCGTCGGGCCTGGGCCGCTACATGCCGGCGATGTTCAGCATGCACATGATCGCGCACATGCTGTTGTCGATGCTGGTGCCGGTCCTGCTGGTGCTCGGTGCGCCGGTGACGCTCGCACTGCGCGCGCTGCCCGCCGCGGGCCGGGGCACCCCGCCGGGGCCGCGCGAATGGTTGCTGGCCGCGCTGCATTCACGGGTGTCGCAGTTCCTGACCAACCCGATCATCGCGACCGTGCTGTTCGTCGCCGGGTTCTACGGCCTGTATTTCGGTGGCATATTCGACGCGGCCGTGAGCAACCACGCGGCGCACGTCCTGATGAACGTGCACTTCCTGCTGTCGGGCTACCTGTTCTACTGGGTGGTCATCGGCATCGACCCGACGCCGCGCCCGATCCCGCACCTGGTCAAGATCGGCATGGTGTTCGCGTCGTTGCCGCTGCACGCATTCTTCGGCGTGGTGATGATGGGCATGCAGAACGTGCTGGGGGAGACCTTCTACCGGTCACTGCAACTGCCCTGGCACCAGAATCTCCTCGACGACCAACAGCTCGGCGGCGGGATCGCCTGGGCGGCAGGTGAAGTCCCGCTGGTGATCGTGATGCTGGCGCTGCTCATCCAGTGGCGGCGCAGCGACCAACGCACCGCCAAGCGACTGGACCGGGCGGCCGACCGCGACGACGACGCCGATCTGGCGGCCTACAACGCCATGCTGGCCGAGTTGGCGCGGCGCAACAACCCGACGGGCTAG